One genomic region from Phycodurus eques isolate BA_2022a chromosome 16, UOR_Pequ_1.1, whole genome shotgun sequence encodes:
- the strada gene encoding STE20-related kinase adapter protein alpha isoform X1: MSFLRWVSEKLSVESLRDLELFGEQAQGLSHREAHEDSRESLTSLPRRDTMGSFLPDSSAYQLLAVIGQGLAHLMTVNRARYRPTGEHVAIRRIDLESCTNEMVAYLQAELHVSKLFHHSSILPYKSVFIAENELWVITPFMAYGSARELVSTYFPDGMSELTIAYILLGILKALEYIHQMGYVHRSVKASHVLIAADGQVRMSGLRSIFSLIRHGQRAKVVHDFPQNSIKVLPWLSPEVLQQNLQGYDFRSDVYSLGITACELANGHVPFKDMPATQMLLEKLNGTVPCLLDTTTIPPEELSMRPSRSGADSGICEGLGGGSSVGAVRHTNGEPASSSSGHPYNRTFSPHFHAFVELCLQRDPEKRPSASALIGHPFFKQIKRRPSEALPELLRPATPIGSGENSQPQPLLSGLASLESGLSHLEVDDWDF, from the exons AGCAAGCTCAGGGACTCTCTCACAGGGAA GCCCATGAGGACAGCAGGGAAAGCCTGACGTCCCTTCCACGTCGAGACACCATGGGAAGCTTCCTCCCCGACAGCAGCGCCTATCAGTTGCTCGCTGTTATCG GTCAAGGCCTAGCCCACCTGATGACGGTCAACCGGGCCCGGTACAGACCCACCGGGGAGCACGTGGCCATACGTCGTATCGACCTGGAGTCATGTACTAACGAGATGGTCGCCTACCTGCAG GCTGAGCTGCACGTGTCCAAGCTGTTTCACCACTCCAGCATTTTGCCCTACAAGAGCGTCTTCATCGCCGAGAACGAGTTGTGGGTCATCACCCCCTTTATGGCGTACG gCTCGGCCAGAGAGCTCGTCAGCACGTACTTTCCTGACGGCATGAGCGAGCTCACCATCGCTTACATCCTACTGGGCATCCTCAAAGCTCTGGAGTACATCCACCAAATGGGATACGTGCACAG GAGTGTGAAGGCTAGTCACGTGCTGATTGCCGCTGATGGCCAGGTGCGCATGTCAGGCCTTCGCAGCATCTTCAGCCTGATCCGACACGGCCAGCGGGCCAAGGTGGTGCACGACTTCCCACAGAACAGCATCAAAGTGCTGCCGTGGCTCAGTCCCGAGGTGCTGCAGCAG AACCTGCAGGGCTACGACTTCCGATCAGATGTCTACAGCCTGGGCATCACAGCGTGTGAGCTAGCTAATGGGCACGTCCCTTTCAAAGATATGCCTGCTACGCAA ATGCTGCTGGAGAAGCTAAACGGGACAGTGCCATGCTTGCTTGACACCACCACCATCCCGCCGGAGGAGCTCTCCATGAGGCCGTCGCGCTCTGGCGCAGACTCTGGCATTTGTGAAGGGCTTGGAGGAGGCAGCAGTGTTGGTGCGGTCCGCCACACCAACGGCGAACCAGCTTCCTCCTCATCAGGACACCCGTATAACCGCACCTTCTCCCCGCACTTTCATGCCTTTGTCGAGTTGTGTCTTCAGCGAGATCCAGAGAAGAG ACCCTCTGCCTCCGCTCTCATAGGTCATCCCTTCTTCAAGCAG ATCAAGCGGCGTCCCTCCGAGGCGCTGCCAGAGCTCCTGCGACCCGCAACACCCATCGGCAGCGGCGAGAATTCCCAGCCGCAGCCCTTGCTGTCTGGACTGGCCAGTCTGGAGTCGGGCCTGAGCCACCTGGAAGTGGACGACTGGGATTTCTGA
- the strada gene encoding STE20-related kinase adapter protein alpha isoform X3: MGSFLPDSSAYQLLAVIGQGLAHLMTVNRARYRPTGEHVAIRRIDLESCTNEMVAYLQAELHVSKLFHHSSILPYKSVFIAENELWVITPFMAYGSARELVSTYFPDGMSELTIAYILLGILKALEYIHQMGYVHRSVKASHVLIAADGQVRMSGLRSIFSLIRHGQRAKVVHDFPQNSIKVLPWLSPEVLQQNLQGYDFRSDVYSLGITACELANGHVPFKDMPATQMLLEKLNGTVPCLLDTTTIPPEELSMRPSRSGADSGICEGLGGGSSVGAVRHTNGEPASSSSGHPYNRTFSPHFHAFVELCLQRDPEKRPSASALIGHPFFKQIKRRPSEALPELLRPATPIGSGENSQPQPLLSGLASLESGLSHLEVDDWDF, encoded by the exons ATGGGAAGCTTCCTCCCCGACAGCAGCGCCTATCAGTTGCTCGCTGTTATCG GTCAAGGCCTAGCCCACCTGATGACGGTCAACCGGGCCCGGTACAGACCCACCGGGGAGCACGTGGCCATACGTCGTATCGACCTGGAGTCATGTACTAACGAGATGGTCGCCTACCTGCAG GCTGAGCTGCACGTGTCCAAGCTGTTTCACCACTCCAGCATTTTGCCCTACAAGAGCGTCTTCATCGCCGAGAACGAGTTGTGGGTCATCACCCCCTTTATGGCGTACG gCTCGGCCAGAGAGCTCGTCAGCACGTACTTTCCTGACGGCATGAGCGAGCTCACCATCGCTTACATCCTACTGGGCATCCTCAAAGCTCTGGAGTACATCCACCAAATGGGATACGTGCACAG GAGTGTGAAGGCTAGTCACGTGCTGATTGCCGCTGATGGCCAGGTGCGCATGTCAGGCCTTCGCAGCATCTTCAGCCTGATCCGACACGGCCAGCGGGCCAAGGTGGTGCACGACTTCCCACAGAACAGCATCAAAGTGCTGCCGTGGCTCAGTCCCGAGGTGCTGCAGCAG AACCTGCAGGGCTACGACTTCCGATCAGATGTCTACAGCCTGGGCATCACAGCGTGTGAGCTAGCTAATGGGCACGTCCCTTTCAAAGATATGCCTGCTACGCAA ATGCTGCTGGAGAAGCTAAACGGGACAGTGCCATGCTTGCTTGACACCACCACCATCCCGCCGGAGGAGCTCTCCATGAGGCCGTCGCGCTCTGGCGCAGACTCTGGCATTTGTGAAGGGCTTGGAGGAGGCAGCAGTGTTGGTGCGGTCCGCCACACCAACGGCGAACCAGCTTCCTCCTCATCAGGACACCCGTATAACCGCACCTTCTCCCCGCACTTTCATGCCTTTGTCGAGTTGTGTCTTCAGCGAGATCCAGAGAAGAG ACCCTCTGCCTCCGCTCTCATAGGTCATCCCTTCTTCAAGCAG ATCAAGCGGCGTCCCTCCGAGGCGCTGCCAGAGCTCCTGCGACCCGCAACACCCATCGGCAGCGGCGAGAATTCCCAGCCGCAGCCCTTGCTGTCTGGACTGGCCAGTCTGGAGTCGGGCCTGAGCCACCTGGAAGTGGACGACTGGGATTTCTGA
- the rundc3aa gene encoding RUN domain-containing protein 3A: MEPGCVHTAMAMGLTSKKASARSVGVERKNLITVCRFSVKTLLEKYTAEPIDDSAEEFVNFAAILEHILSHRFKGPASWFSSDGQRSFWEYIRLACGKVQNNCIASIENIENISTSRAKGRAWIRVALMEKRLSEYVSAALRDTRTTRRFYDDGAIMLREEATVLTGMLIGLSAIDFSFCLKGETLDGKSPAVIDYTPYLKFTQSYDCLSDDEDRRSVDSSNSEESVPEHPYIPLVTDEESWSNKFRKMEQRFKIVYAQKGYLEELVRLRESQLKNVETENKRLRAKVDELTSQSQREKKELEAVVLELQAQLSSLMPCDSSHLGKNHSIPLINRWATITDRRGDVKLFRRRSFHSLEQLSAEISLSSDSQRPDERQNGDTAWTSTRKDNTPSMLGLCGSLVSLPSSKSLTSLKSSECLVNISAEPSPTLSPS; the protein is encoded by the exons ATGGAGCCCGGCTGCGTGCACACAGCAATGGCTATGGGGCTGACGTCGAAGAAGGCGTCCGCCCGGAGTGTCGGCGTGGAAAGAAAGAACCTCATCACAGTGTGCAG GTTCTCGGTCAAGACGCTCCTGGAAAAGTACACGGCCGAGCCCATCGACGACTCGGCCGAGGAGTTTGTcaactttgctgccatcttggagCACATCCTCAGTCACCGCTTTAAAG GCCCGGCCAGCTGGTTCAGCTCCGATGGACAGCGCAGTTTCTGGGAGTACATCCGGCTGGCCTGTGGCAAGGTGCAAAACAACTGCATTGCCAGCATCGAGAACATCGAGAACATCAGCACGTCTCGAGCCAAG GGCCGAGCATGGATTCGAGTGGCGCTGATGGAGAAACGTCTGTCAGAATACGTGTCCGCTGCCCTGAGGGACACCAGAACGACCAG GAGGTTCTACGATGACGGCGCTATCATGCTGAGAGAGGAGGCTACGGTGCTGACTGGCATGCTCATCGGACTGAGCGCCATTGACTTTAG TTTCTGCCTGAAGGGGGAAACACTGGACGGCAAGTCGCCGGCGGTGATCGACTACACTCCCTACCTGAAGTTCACTCAGAG CTACGACTGCCTGAGCGACGACGAGGATCGGCGCAGCGTAGACAGCAGCAACAGCGAGGAGAGCGTCCCTGAGCATCCATACATCCCACTGGTCACCGATGAGGAGAGCTGGAGTAACAAATTCCGCAAGATGGAGCAGCGATTCAAGATCGTATACGCCCAAAAg GGCTACCTGGAGGAGCTGGTACGCCTTCGCGAGTCACAGTTGAAGAACGTGGAGACGGAGAACAAACGTCTGAGGGCCAAAGTGGACGAGCTGACCTCGCAGAGTCAGCGCGAGAAGAAGGAGCTGGAGGCTGTCGTGCTGGAGCTGCAGGCTCAGCT CTCGTCCCTTATGCCCTGTGACTCCTCCCACCTGGGAAAAAACCATTCCATCCCGCTCATCAACCGGTGGGCCACCATCACCGACCGCCGGGGAGACGTCAAACTCTTCCGCAG GAGGAGTTTTCATAGTTTGGAGCAACTTTCTGCAGAGATCAGCCTCAGCTCGGACTCTCAAAGGCCCGATGAGAGGCAGAACGGAGACACTGCCTGGACCTCAACAA GAAAGGACAACACACCGTCCATGTTGGGTCTGTGCGGCTCTCTGGTGTCGCTGCCGAGCTCCAAGTCACTGACCAGCCTGAAGTCCAGCGAGTGTCTGGTCAACATCAGCGCCGAGCCCAGCCCCACGCTTTCCCCCAGCTAA
- the zwi gene encoding zwilling has product MGNTSITEGKTALAVGSTSIARGKTTVAMGNSSIFRGVTTTSMGDSTIQRQKTTVALGRASFSRGTTTTSFRKALMPKRRNT; this is encoded by the coding sequence ATGGGCAACACCAGCATCACCGAGGGCAAGACCGCCCTGGCTGTGGGAAGCACATCCATTGCCAGGGGGAAGACCACCGTCGCCATGGGGAACTCCTCCATCTTCCGCGGAGTGACCACCACCTCCATGGGTGACTCCACAATCCAGAGACAGAAGACCACCGTGGCTCTAGGACGGGCCAGCTTCAGCCGAgggaccaccaccacctccttcCGCAAAGCGCTCATGCCCAAACGCAGGAACACCTAG
- the strada gene encoding STE20-related kinase adapter protein alpha isoform X2 gives MSFLAHEDSRESLTSLPRRDTMGSFLPDSSAYQLLAVIGQGLAHLMTVNRARYRPTGEHVAIRRIDLESCTNEMVAYLQAELHVSKLFHHSSILPYKSVFIAENELWVITPFMAYGSARELVSTYFPDGMSELTIAYILLGILKALEYIHQMGYVHRSVKASHVLIAADGQVRMSGLRSIFSLIRHGQRAKVVHDFPQNSIKVLPWLSPEVLQQNLQGYDFRSDVYSLGITACELANGHVPFKDMPATQMLLEKLNGTVPCLLDTTTIPPEELSMRPSRSGADSGICEGLGGGSSVGAVRHTNGEPASSSSGHPYNRTFSPHFHAFVELCLQRDPEKRPSASALIGHPFFKQIKRRPSEALPELLRPATPIGSGENSQPQPLLSGLASLESGLSHLEVDDWDF, from the exons GCCCATGAGGACAGCAGGGAAAGCCTGACGTCCCTTCCACGTCGAGACACCATGGGAAGCTTCCTCCCCGACAGCAGCGCCTATCAGTTGCTCGCTGTTATCG GTCAAGGCCTAGCCCACCTGATGACGGTCAACCGGGCCCGGTACAGACCCACCGGGGAGCACGTGGCCATACGTCGTATCGACCTGGAGTCATGTACTAACGAGATGGTCGCCTACCTGCAG GCTGAGCTGCACGTGTCCAAGCTGTTTCACCACTCCAGCATTTTGCCCTACAAGAGCGTCTTCATCGCCGAGAACGAGTTGTGGGTCATCACCCCCTTTATGGCGTACG gCTCGGCCAGAGAGCTCGTCAGCACGTACTTTCCTGACGGCATGAGCGAGCTCACCATCGCTTACATCCTACTGGGCATCCTCAAAGCTCTGGAGTACATCCACCAAATGGGATACGTGCACAG GAGTGTGAAGGCTAGTCACGTGCTGATTGCCGCTGATGGCCAGGTGCGCATGTCAGGCCTTCGCAGCATCTTCAGCCTGATCCGACACGGCCAGCGGGCCAAGGTGGTGCACGACTTCCCACAGAACAGCATCAAAGTGCTGCCGTGGCTCAGTCCCGAGGTGCTGCAGCAG AACCTGCAGGGCTACGACTTCCGATCAGATGTCTACAGCCTGGGCATCACAGCGTGTGAGCTAGCTAATGGGCACGTCCCTTTCAAAGATATGCCTGCTACGCAA ATGCTGCTGGAGAAGCTAAACGGGACAGTGCCATGCTTGCTTGACACCACCACCATCCCGCCGGAGGAGCTCTCCATGAGGCCGTCGCGCTCTGGCGCAGACTCTGGCATTTGTGAAGGGCTTGGAGGAGGCAGCAGTGTTGGTGCGGTCCGCCACACCAACGGCGAACCAGCTTCCTCCTCATCAGGACACCCGTATAACCGCACCTTCTCCCCGCACTTTCATGCCTTTGTCGAGTTGTGTCTTCAGCGAGATCCAGAGAAGAG ACCCTCTGCCTCCGCTCTCATAGGTCATCCCTTCTTCAAGCAG ATCAAGCGGCGTCCCTCCGAGGCGCTGCCAGAGCTCCTGCGACCCGCAACACCCATCGGCAGCGGCGAGAATTCCCAGCCGCAGCCCTTGCTGTCTGGACTGGCCAGTCTGGAGTCGGGCCTGAGCCACCTGGAAGTGGACGACTGGGATTTCTGA
- the rnf113a gene encoding E3 ubiquitin-protein ligase RNF113A: MAEADNPKEGSCTFLFKKSTKKFSGRKRKASDSDKDGNSDEDLSSVVRKDKKETRVNPMIQKSKKVEKEAVCSNESEDNKEDKITISYKSTRSAKPEGPEDMGATATYELDTERDKDAQAIFERSQKIQEELTGKEDDKIYRGINNYQKFIKPKDTTMGNASSGMVRKGPIRAPEHLRATVRWDYQPDICKDYKETGFCGFGDSCKFLHDRSDYKHGWQIERELEEGRYGANDEENYEVSSDEEDLPFKCFICRESYKNPIITKCRHYFCEACALQHYRKSKRCYVCNTQTNGVFNPAKDLLAKIEKRKAASNLPPSDEEDD; the protein is encoded by the exons ATGGCAGAGGCAGACAATCCAAAAGAAGGCTCTTGTACTTTCTTGTTCAAGAAATCAACAAAGAAATTTTCGGGACGAAAAAGAAAGGCCAGTGACAGTGATAAAG ATGGGAACAGTGATGAAGATCTCAGTTCTGTGGTCAGAAAGGATAAGAAAGAGACTCGAGTAAATCCGATGATTCAAAAG TCCAAGAAAGTGGAGAAAGAGGCTGTGTGCTCCAATGAAAGTGAAGATAACAAAGAGGACAAGATAACCATTTCCTACAAGTCCACACGTTCAGCT aaaccaGAGGGCCCAGAGGACATGGGCGCCACGGCGACGTACGAACTGGACACGGAGCGTGACAAGGATGCTCAGGCCATctttgagaggagccagaaaATCCAAGAG GAGCTGACTGGCAAGGAGGACGATAAGATATACCGTGGCATCAACAACTACCAAAAATTCATCAAACCCAAAGATACCACTATGGGCAACGCATCCTCTGGCATGGTCCG GAAAGGACCTATCCGAGCCCCGGAGCACCTACGAGCCACGGTCAGATGGGACTATCAGCCAGACATCTGCAAGGACTACAAGGAGACCGGATTCTGCGGCTTTGGAG ACAGCTGCAAGTTCCTCCACGACCGATCCGACTACAAGCATGGCTGGCAGATCGAGAGGGAGCTGGAGGAAGGCAGATACGGCGCCAATG ACGAGGAGAACTACGAGGTAAGCAGCGACGAGGAGGACTTGCCCTTCAAGTGTTTCATCTGCAGGGAGTCCTACAAGAATCCCATAATCACAAA GTGTCGCCATTACTTCTGCGAGGCCTGCGCCCTTCAGCACTACCGGAAGTCCAAACGCTGCTACGTGTGCAACACTCAGACCAATGGCGTCTTCAACCCGGCCAAAG ACTTGCTGGCCAAGATAGAGAAACGCAAAGCTGCCAGCAACTTGCCACCGTCCGACGAAGAGGATGACTGA